The following coding sequences lie in one Allochromatium vinosum DSM 180 genomic window:
- a CDS encoding GH3 auxin-responsive promoter family protein: MSAILNALIHTVTRTRWYNFMGRCRNLEQTQRRLLEERLERNADTVFGREHGFARLKSPADYARALPVSSWETVDPYVDRIIAGESHVLTAGPLPSMFNKTSGTTGKPKLIPVTPESKQGNALNQKVWAFAAVGTHPRFLIGKVFPIVNKAVEGYTPHTNIPYGAVSGLMVRDAHPLARAKYAYPYDAIEIEDFNARRYAMMRCAVPESVSFIPASNPNALLKLFESADEHKADLLRDIHDGTLSANHDIPGPIREALSRRFKPNPGRARELERLAERAGRLQPRDYWPDLKLIGCWKGGTVGQFAQHLHDWCSPQLKLRDTGYMASEAHITIPISDEGNSGLLTIHTNYFEFIPEEEFGRPDARVLMAHELEIGVPYQILLTTAGGLYRYSINDVIEVTGFYQGAPLVSFLRKGRDVMNLQGEKVSANQILIAVQGACAETGVTPMHFMVVGESATSRYHLHIEPAGETPEQSVMHRLLASFDARLCEINHVFKRYQELDMLKPTALSLMERGWLGAIVDHQVASGMRDIQFKPTVLGSELPPGGRLLYTLDIREGAPA; encoded by the coding sequence ATGTCCGCCATTCTCAATGCTCTGATCCATACCGTCACACGCACGCGCTGGTACAACTTCATGGGGCGCTGCCGCAACCTGGAGCAGACCCAGCGTCGCCTGCTGGAAGAGCGCCTGGAGCGCAACGCCGACACGGTCTTCGGACGCGAACATGGCTTCGCGCGTCTGAAGTCACCCGCCGACTATGCACGCGCCCTGCCCGTCTCCAGTTGGGAGACGGTCGACCCCTATGTCGACCGTATCATCGCCGGCGAGTCCCATGTCCTGACCGCCGGTCCCCTGCCCTCCATGTTCAACAAGACCAGCGGCACCACCGGCAAGCCCAAGCTGATCCCGGTGACACCCGAGAGCAAGCAGGGCAACGCGCTCAACCAGAAGGTCTGGGCCTTCGCCGCCGTCGGCACCCATCCGCGCTTTCTGATCGGCAAGGTGTTTCCGATCGTCAACAAGGCGGTCGAGGGCTACACGCCGCACACCAACATCCCCTATGGCGCGGTCTCCGGGCTGATGGTGCGCGATGCCCATCCGCTGGCGCGCGCCAAGTACGCCTATCCCTATGACGCCATCGAGATCGAGGACTTCAACGCGCGCCGCTATGCGATGATGCGCTGTGCCGTCCCCGAGTCGGTCAGCTTCATCCCGGCCTCCAATCCCAATGCCCTGCTCAAGCTGTTCGAGAGCGCCGATGAGCACAAGGCCGACCTCTTGCGCGACATCCACGACGGCACGCTCTCGGCAAACCACGACATCCCGGGACCGATCCGCGAGGCGCTGAGCCGCCGCTTCAAGCCCAATCCGGGCCGGGCGCGCGAGCTGGAGCGGCTGGCCGAGCGCGCCGGACGCCTCCAGCCGCGCGACTACTGGCCGGATCTCAAGCTCATCGGCTGCTGGAAGGGCGGCACCGTGGGCCAGTTCGCCCAGCATCTGCACGACTGGTGCTCACCGCAACTCAAACTGCGCGACACCGGCTACATGGCCAGCGAGGCCCACATCACCATCCCGATCAGCGACGAGGGCAACAGCGGTCTGCTGACCATCCACACCAACTATTTCGAGTTCATCCCGGAGGAGGAATTCGGACGCCCGGACGCGCGCGTGCTCATGGCCCACGAGCTGGAGATCGGCGTGCCCTATCAGATCCTGCTGACCACGGCCGGCGGGCTCTATCGTTACTCCATCAACGACGTCATCGAGGTGACGGGGTTCTATCAGGGCGCGCCGCTGGTGAGCTTCCTGCGCAAGGGGCGCGACGTGATGAACCTGCAGGGCGAGAAGGTCAGCGCCAATCAGATCCTGATCGCCGTCCAGGGCGCCTGTGCCGAGACCGGCGTGACGCCCATGCATTTCATGGTCGTGGGCGAGTCGGCGACCTCGCGCTATCACCTGCACATCGAACCGGCCGGCGAGACGCCTGAGCAGAGCGTGATGCACCGTCTGCTCGCGAGCTTCGACGCCCGTCTGTGCGAGATCAACCATGTCTTCAAGCGCTATCAGGAGCTCGATATGCTCAAACCCACGGCCCTGTCGCTGATGGAGCGCGGCTGGCTCGGCGCCATCGTCGACCACCAGGTCGCCTCCGGGATGCGCGACATCCAGTTCAAGCCCACGGTCCTGGGTTCGGAACTCCCGCCCGGCGGTCGCCT